From the genome of Leptotrichia sp. oral taxon 847:
AAAAAGCAACAGAAAAAATTAGAAAAAATATTTGACAAATATCAAAATAAAGCAAAAGACGTTGAAAAAGAGTTAATAACATTTGAAGAAAAAAAGAAAAAATTGGGAAAATTGAAACACAAAGATATGAAGAAATCGCAAAAATATTGACAAATGAGCAGTTAGAAGAATATAATTCTTACATAAATTCAAAAAAACAGTCTTTTAATGAAAAAATTGACAGAATTAAAAAGCTCGAAGACAATGTAAATTTATCAAATGAACAAAAAGCGAAAGTGTTAAAATTTGAACGTGATTTTAAAAGAAATGTAGAAAAATTAAAGAATGACAGATTAAGTTTAGAAATGTTTACACAAAAGTATGAAGAGTTAAAACAAAAAAGAAATGAGCAAATTCGTTCAGTTTTGACAGATGAGCAAAATAAATATTTTAGTGAAAATTAAAAAATAACGGAGTAGATTTAAAAAATTTACTCTATTTTTTAATTTAATTAATATTTTCACAAATTCTGCTGTCATTTAATTGAGGATTCAGTTTTAAAAAAAATAAAAATAATCTTGATTTTTTTTATTGTATTTGATAAAATCAAAGTATGAAAAAAGTATTGGAGGGATTTTATGGTTGGAAATGTAAAAAGTGAAATTGGAGTATTATTTTCAAAAGATAATTTCATGTTAGTTAAAAAAGAATTAAAAAAAGGTGAGAAAGTTGAAAAACATAATCATGAAAATGAAGAAGTTGTTTTTACAGTTTTAAAAGGAAAAGTGGAAGTATTTTTAAACGAAAAAGAAAATCATATTTTGGTACCGGGAGAAATTTTGCAATTTGATGGAATAAACTTTATAAATGTAGTTGCAATAGAAGATTCTGAATTCAGTGTTACGCTTATAAAAAAATAGATGGATTTATTTTGGATAAAGATAATTGGTATAATAACAATGTTTATTGACCATTATCACTATGTGATTGGTGGAAATCAAATACTTAACGTAATTGGAAGAATTGCTTTTCCAATATTTGCATTTTCTCTTAATGAAGGTTACTTTCACACAAGTAATTTAAAAAAATATTTAGTAAGATTATTTACTTTTGCAGTAATTATACAAATTCCTGCAATTTTATTTAATCTTTATTATCCTGTAAATATATTTTTTACTTTATTTTTTGGATTACTTGCGGTTTCTATTGTAAATTTAAAAAATAAATTTAAAATTCCAGTATATGCTTTTATTTTATTAAAAATATTTTTAATATTTTTTATTTTTTACGTAACTAAAAAATTCGATTTTGATTACGGAATATACGGAATTTTATTAATTTTGGTTTTTAATATTTTTAGAAACAATAAATTATTTTTGCTTTTAGCGTTTTTTTTATTAAATTTGGCAGTTATAATTTTTCCAAATGTTTTCGGACTATTTAAAATACAGTTTTTTTCAATATTTTCATTGATTTTCATATTTTTTTACAATGGAAAAAGAGGCAAAAGTTTAAAATATTTTTTCTATTTATTTTATCCGATACATTTTTTAATTTTAGAAGGAATAAATTTCTTTCTTAAGAAGTTGTGATATGAAAAGTGAAAATTGAAATAAATAAGGTGGTAAAATGACAAAAAAAGAAAGATTTGACAAAATATTTCCAATATTGAAAAAAAAATTTGGTACAGTAAAGGCTGTGTTAAATTACGAAACACCATTTCAGTTTATGATAGCTGTTATACTTTCAGCACAATGTACGGATGCAAGAGTAAACATTGTTACAAAAGAATTATTTAAAGTGATAAAAAATCCTTGCGACGTTAGGAAAATGGATATTAAAACGCTGGAAGAGTATATTAAATCAACGGGATTTTTTAGAAATAAAGCCAAGAATATAAAATTAAATGCTCAAATGTTGAAAGAAAAATATAACGACAAGTTACCAAAAACGATGGACGAGTTGTTAGTTCTTCCAGGTGTTGGGAGAAAGACAGCAAATGTCATATTGGGAGATTTGTGGAATATAAGGCAAGGAATTGTCGTAGATACACATGTTAAAAGACTTTCAAATTTAATTGGATTTGTTGAAAGCGATAATCCAGAAATAATTGAAAAGGAACTCGTAAAATTTATTCCAAAAAAATATTGGTTTGAATACTCGCACTATTTGATTTTGCACGGTAGAGATAAATGCGTAGCCAGAAGACCAAAATGTTTGGAATGTGAAATAAATAAATATTGTAAACATGGACAAAAGTTAATTAATAAATAAAGATTGATAAATAAAAAAAGAAAGGAAAGTAATGTTTAGTAAAACAAAAAAAATTTTAATTTTAACAATATTTTTTGCAGTTCTGTTGTATGGGGAAGGAGAAGGAACGAGTGAAAAGCAGGACAGCGGTAGTAGTAAAAGTGAAGCAGTAAAGGTGGTGAAAAGTAGTTTAGATGAAATAGAGCAAGCAACAAATCGTGGAAACAGCACTCATAAGTACTCAAAAAAATCATCAAAACATAATAAAAAACATAAAAACAAAAGTGAGTGGAATTCCAAAAATTCTAAAAATACATCTTCGAAAGTATCAGATACATTAAATGGCAAAGGTAAAAACTCAAAATCCCAGACAGATTCTTTGACAAAATCGAAAAAAAATGTGAAAATTGTAAAAGCGGTAGAAAAAGAAAAAGAAGGGGAGTCAAAGTATAACGGAAAAGTCCTAAAATTTATAGCAACAACAGATGGAAAAGTGATAAAAGATGAAGCTTCAAGACAAAAGCATCCAATTGCTTCGCTTACAAAAGTTATGAACATTATGGTTGCACTTGACCAGATTGACAAAGGAAAGGTGAGTCTGAATGATAAAGTTTGTTTTACGCCTGATATAGTAAATACAGGCGGAAGTTGGTTAAATGCAAAAGCGGGGGATTGTTTTTCATTAAGAGATTTACTTCGTGCGGAAATAGTTTACTCTGCCAATAACGCAGCTTATATGGTTGCTTATCATATTGGAAAAGGAAATCTTGACAATTATGTGAAACTTATGAATGAAAAAGCAAAAGAATTTGGAATGAAAGATACCCAGTATTTCACGCCAGCAGGACTTCCGACTTCGATGACAAAAAAACAAATGGATATGTCAACAGCGCATGATATGTATTTATTAGGGCGACAAGCGATTAAAGATGAAAGACTTAGAGAATGGATGAGTGAAAAAGAGCTTGACTTATTAAATGACAAAGGTGAGGAAGTTGTTTATAACAATCGTAATCATTTGCTGGGTCAATTTGGAGTTTTTGGACTTAAAACAGGATTTCATGAACAAGCTGGATATAATATGATAGTTTCCAGTAAGATAGGAAATCTTGAAATAATTTCAGTTTCGCTTGGAAATAAGAGTGATGTTGAGAGAACAGAAAGTCAGAAACAGGAATTTTATGCGATAGAAAAAAATCTTGTGCCAATTTACAAGGCGGGACAAGTTGTAGCAAACAAATTTAAAATAAAAGATGCTGTAAAGAAAGAAATTACTGGAATTTTAGCTGAAAATGTGTATCAATTGGGAAATACGGACTATAAATTTGAAGTAAAAGATTTAAAAGTTACGGCAGAAAAAGATGGAATTTCAAAAGGAGATGTAATCGGGAAATTACAAGTTTTGTCAAATGATAATAAAGTTGTAAATACAATTGATATAGTT
Proteins encoded in this window:
- the nth gene encoding endonuclease III, with the protein product MTKKERFDKIFPILKKKFGTVKAVLNYETPFQFMIAVILSAQCTDARVNIVTKELFKVIKNPCDVRKMDIKTLEEYIKSTGFFRNKAKNIKLNAQMLKEKYNDKLPKTMDELLVLPGVGRKTANVILGDLWNIRQGIVVDTHVKRLSNLIGFVESDNPEIIEKELVKFIPKKYWFEYSHYLILHGRDKCVARRPKCLECEINKYCKHGQKLINK
- a CDS encoding D-alanyl-D-alanine carboxypeptidase family protein → MFSKTKKILILTIFFAVLLYGEGEGTSEKQDSGSSKSEAVKVVKSSLDEIEQATNRGNSTHKYSKKSSKHNKKHKNKSEWNSKNSKNTSSKVSDTLNGKGKNSKSQTDSLTKSKKNVKIVKAVEKEKEGESKYNGKVLKFIATTDGKVIKDEASRQKHPIASLTKVMNIMVALDQIDKGKVSLNDKVCFTPDIVNTGGSWLNAKAGDCFSLRDLLRAEIVYSANNAAYMVAYHIGKGNLDNYVKLMNEKAKEFGMKDTQYFTPAGLPTSMTKKQMDMSTAHDMYLLGRQAIKDERLREWMSEKELDLLNDKGEEVVYNNRNHLLGQFGVFGLKTGFHEQAGYNMIVSSKIGNLEIISVSLGNKSDVERTESQKQEFYAIEKNLVPIYKAGQVVANKFKIKDAVKKEITGILAENVYQLGNTDYKFEVKDLKVTAEKDGISKGDVIGKLQVLSNDNKVVNTIDIVATNNYKQLSLLGKVLRFVTFGMA
- a CDS encoding TraX family protein; the protein is MDLFWIKIIGIITMFIDHYHYVIGGNQILNVIGRIAFPIFAFSLNEGYFHTSNLKKYLVRLFTFAVIIQIPAILFNLYYPVNIFFTLFFGLLAVSIVNLKNKFKIPVYAFILLKIFLIFFIFYVTKKFDFDYGIYGILLILVFNIFRNNKLFLLLAFFLLNLAVIIFPNVFGLFKIQFFSIFSLIFIFFYNGKRGKSLKYFFYLFYPIHFLILEGINFFLKKL
- a CDS encoding cupin domain-containing protein; protein product: MVGNVKSEIGVLFSKDNFMLVKKELKKGEKVEKHNHENEEVVFTVLKGKVEVFLNEKENHILVPGEILQFDGINFINVVAIEDSEFSVTLIKK